The following are encoded in a window of Kitasatospora fiedleri genomic DNA:
- a CDS encoding threonine ammonia-lyase has translation MTLVDLEDLRAAQRRIAGTAVRTPLLPCPWAADGGRRLWLKPESLQPTGAFKVRGAMNRLAALTAEERARGVVAQSSGNHAQAVAYAARRLGVKAVIVMPDTSPAVKIENTRAFGAEVVVVTAEERDTVPAELAAAHGYVWVPPYDDPYIIAGQGTVGLEIAEDAPDELDTVLVPVSGGGLISGTAAALKLACPGVRVVGVEPELAADARQSLREGVRTAWPVADTYRTIADGLRTPSVGVLPFEHLTAYVDDIVTVSEDEIRATVALLARRGRLVAEPSGAVAPAAYFHRAGELGGRVFAAVVSGGNLDPALLAELLAA, from the coding sequence GTGACCCTGGTCGACCTGGAAGACCTGCGCGCCGCCCAACGCCGGATCGCCGGCACGGCGGTGCGCACCCCGCTGCTGCCCTGCCCGTGGGCGGCGGACGGCGGGCGGCGGCTCTGGCTGAAGCCGGAGAGCCTCCAGCCGACCGGGGCGTTCAAGGTCCGCGGGGCGATGAACCGGCTGGCCGCGCTCACCGCCGAGGAGCGGGCCAGGGGAGTGGTCGCCCAGTCCAGCGGCAACCACGCCCAGGCGGTGGCGTACGCGGCCCGGCGGCTCGGCGTCAAGGCGGTGATCGTGATGCCCGACACCTCGCCCGCCGTGAAGATCGAGAACACCCGCGCGTTCGGCGCCGAGGTGGTGGTCGTGACCGCCGAGGAGCGCGACACCGTCCCGGCCGAACTGGCCGCCGCGCACGGCTACGTCTGGGTGCCGCCCTACGACGACCCGTACATCATCGCGGGCCAGGGCACGGTCGGCCTGGAGATCGCCGAGGACGCCCCGGACGAGCTGGACACCGTGCTGGTGCCGGTCTCCGGCGGCGGGCTGATCTCCGGGACGGCCGCCGCGCTCAAGCTGGCCTGCCCGGGCGTCCGGGTGGTCGGCGTGGAGCCGGAGCTGGCGGCGGACGCCCGGCAGAGCCTGCGCGAGGGCGTCCGCACCGCCTGGCCGGTCGCCGACACCTACCGCACCATCGCCGACGGCCTGCGCACCCCGTCGGTGGGCGTCCTGCCGTTCGAGCACCTCACCGCCTACGTGGACGACATCGTCACGGTCTCCGAGGACGAGATCCGCGCCACCGTCGCCCTGCTGGCCCGCCGCGGCCGGCTGGTCGCCGAGCCCTCCGGCGCGGTCGCCCCCGCTGCCTACTTCCACCGGGCCGGTGAGCTGGGCGGACGGGTGTTCGCCGCGGTCGTCAGCGGCGGCAACCTCGACCCCGCCCTGCTGGCCGAACTGCTCGCCGCCTAG
- a CDS encoding Lrp/AsnC family transcriptional regulator translates to MDSVDRQLIQALRENGRASYAELGRLVGLSGPSVTDRINRLEQAGVITGYRATVNPATLGYGVTALIGLQLTDAADHDDVSHRLKDLPEVEDCWFIAGDDSYMLKVRVPDVEGLESVVKRLSGTKGVARTRTTVVLSTKWENRVSELPLHLAE, encoded by the coding sequence ATGGACTCTGTGGACAGACAGCTCATCCAGGCACTCCGGGAGAACGGCCGCGCCTCGTACGCCGAGCTGGGCCGCCTGGTGGGCCTGTCCGGTCCGAGCGTGACGGACCGGATCAACCGGCTGGAGCAGGCCGGCGTGATCACCGGCTACCGGGCGACGGTCAACCCGGCGACGCTCGGCTACGGGGTGACGGCCCTGATCGGCCTCCAGCTCACCGACGCGGCCGACCACGACGACGTCTCGCACCGGCTGAAGGACCTCCCGGAGGTCGAGGACTGCTGGTTCATCGCGGGCGACGACTCGTACATGCTCAAGGTCCGGGTGCCGGACGTGGAGGGCCTGGAGTCGGTGGTCAAGCGGCTGTCCGGCACCAAGGGGGTGGCGCGCACCCGGACCACGGTGGTGCTCTCCACCAAGTGGGAGAACCGGGTCAGCGAACTCCCGCTCCACCTCGCCGAATAA
- a CDS encoding UbiX family flavin prenyltransferase, which produces MSPTRKPWVVGVSGASGTPYAASVIRALLDAGEPVDLIVSRAARLTILDETGISFRDAHWRADLAAWLGTDESRLHDVRHWPAGDFAAGPSSGSYPAKGMLVVPATTGAAAGIALGLSKDLLQRTASVTLKERRPLVLCLRETPLTGSTLRHLVALDEQGAVVLPASPGFYAGGSTARELVDFVAGRVLDAVAVPHTLYRRWSGALGEAASTPEDRPGTRPRRGE; this is translated from the coding sequence ATGAGCCCCACCCGCAAGCCCTGGGTCGTCGGCGTGTCCGGCGCCAGCGGCACCCCCTACGCCGCCTCGGTGATCCGCGCACTGCTGGACGCCGGGGAGCCCGTCGACCTGATCGTCAGCCGGGCGGCGCGGCTGACCATCCTGGACGAGACGGGCATCTCCTTCCGCGACGCGCACTGGCGCGCCGACCTGGCCGCCTGGCTCGGCACCGACGAGTCGCGGCTGCACGACGTCCGCCACTGGCCGGCCGGGGACTTCGCTGCGGGCCCGTCCTCCGGCTCGTACCCCGCGAAGGGCATGCTGGTCGTCCCGGCCACCACCGGCGCCGCGGCCGGCATCGCGCTGGGCCTGTCCAAGGACCTGCTCCAGCGCACCGCGTCCGTCACCCTCAAGGAGCGCCGCCCGCTGGTGCTCTGCCTGCGCGAGACCCCGCTGACCGGCAGCACGCTGCGCCACCTGGTGGCGCTGGACGAGCAGGGCGCGGTCGTCCTCCCGGCGTCCCCCGGCTTCTACGCGGGGGGCTCGACCGCCCGCGAGCTGGTGGACTTCGTGGCCGGCCGGGTGCTGGACGCGGTGGCCGTCCCGCACACGCTGTACCGCCGCTGGTCGGGCGCCCTGGGCGAGGCCGCGAGCACCCCGGAGGACCGCCCCGGAACACGGCCGCGCCGGGGTGAGTGA
- a CDS encoding cyclase family protein, with protein MAAELVDLTHPVVSGMPVYPGDPGVELRAALTVADEGVNVLAVHLGSQTGTHVDAPYHLDVRWPTLDGLPLELFTGPAVVVDLRGLSARAVVTAEHLAPALAVSGPGTVLLLATGWPRYWGTDRYFAHPYLAREAAEAIVAAGVRTVGIDALSVDPTPDPGPLDPEIASLLAELADEHDPEPEQATLVAHRVLLGPEGGGVIAENLTDLSALLAAQEAGRPVEVSLFPLRLTAADGAPVRAVARIG; from the coding sequence ATGGCAGCGGAGTTGGTGGACCTGACGCATCCGGTGGTGTCCGGGATGCCGGTGTACCCGGGGGACCCGGGCGTCGAGTTGCGGGCGGCGTTGACGGTGGCGGACGAGGGGGTGAACGTGCTGGCGGTGCACCTGGGGTCGCAGACCGGGACGCACGTGGACGCGCCGTACCACCTGGACGTGCGGTGGCCGACCCTGGACGGGCTGCCGCTGGAGCTGTTCACCGGGCCCGCGGTGGTGGTGGACCTGCGGGGGCTGTCGGCCCGGGCGGTGGTGACGGCGGAGCACCTCGCGCCGGCGCTCGCGGTCTCGGGGCCGGGGACGGTGTTGCTGCTGGCGACGGGGTGGCCGCGGTACTGGGGGACGGACCGGTACTTCGCGCACCCGTACCTGGCCCGGGAGGCGGCGGAGGCCATCGTCGCGGCGGGGGTCCGGACGGTCGGGATCGACGCGCTGTCGGTGGACCCGACGCCGGACCCGGGGCCGCTGGACCCGGAGATAGCGAGCCTGCTGGCCGAGTTGGCGGACGAGCACGACCCGGAGCCGGAGCAGGCGACGCTGGTGGCGCACCGGGTGCTGCTGGGGCCGGAGGGCGGCGGGGTGATCGCGGAGAACCTGACGGACCTGTCGGCGCTGCTGGCGGCGCAGGAGGCCGGCCGGCCGGTGGAGGTGTCGCTGTTCCCGCTGCGGCTGACGGCGGCGGACGGGGCGCCGGTGCGGGCGGTGGCCCGGATCGGGTGA
- a CDS encoding MOSC domain-containing protein has protein sequence MSEIVGVVERLWRYPVKSTGGELLDSVEVEERGLVGDRLYAVRDGAGKFGSGKNTRRFRRMDGLLRLSARLGSRIDGPELFDPLGMAVPDPDAFLRAYLEQEDVALAREDTVSHFDELPVSVLTTATLDWVAQAVPSAVVDERRFRPNVLLRTPPGTPPFSEDKWFGREGRVEGGARLAFVRASVRCAMVGAAQPGLPHAPEILKTIAHERDTELAALATVARPGPLRIGDVLALV, from the coding sequence ATGTCTGAGATCGTCGGTGTGGTCGAGCGCCTGTGGCGCTACCCCGTGAAGTCCACGGGCGGCGAACTGCTCGACTCCGTCGAGGTCGAGGAGCGCGGCCTGGTCGGCGACCGGCTGTACGCGGTGCGCGACGGGGCCGGGAAGTTCGGGTCGGGGAAGAACACCCGGCGCTTCCGGCGGATGGACGGCCTGCTGCGGCTGAGCGCCCGGCTGGGCTCGCGGATCGACGGCCCGGAGCTGTTCGACCCGCTGGGGATGGCGGTGCCGGACCCGGACGCCTTCCTGCGCGCCTACCTGGAGCAGGAGGACGTGGCGCTGGCCCGCGAGGACACGGTGTCGCACTTCGACGAGCTGCCGGTGAGCGTGCTGACCACCGCCACCCTGGACTGGGTCGCGCAGGCGGTGCCCTCGGCGGTGGTGGACGAGCGCCGGTTCCGGCCGAACGTGCTGCTGCGCACCCCGCCGGGGACGCCGCCGTTCAGCGAGGACAAGTGGTTCGGCCGGGAGGGCCGGGTGGAGGGCGGGGCGCGGCTGGCGTTCGTCCGGGCCAGCGTGCGGTGCGCGATGGTCGGGGCGGCGCAGCCCGGGCTGCCGCACGCGCCGGAGATCCTGAAGACCATCGCGCACGAGCGGGACACCGAGCTGGCCGCGCTGGCCACGGTGGCGCGGCCGGGCCCGCTGCGGATCGGGGACGTGCTCGCGCTGGTGTGA
- a CDS encoding VOC family protein produces MIGTLQCVVLDCHYPAGLAQFYAALLGGEADRPDPRWSLDEDWSTVHLPDGRVLAFQRVEDYRPPIWPDPAHPQQLHLDIEVDDLAAAEAGAVALGAEAKDRHERWTVCTDPAGHPFCLVARHPS; encoded by the coding sequence ATGATCGGCACACTGCAGTGCGTGGTGCTGGACTGCCACTACCCGGCGGGCCTGGCCCAGTTCTACGCCGCCCTGCTCGGCGGCGAGGCCGACCGGCCCGACCCGCGCTGGTCGCTGGACGAGGACTGGTCCACCGTGCACCTGCCCGACGGCCGGGTGCTCGCCTTCCAGCGGGTCGAGGACTACCGCCCGCCGATCTGGCCCGACCCCGCCCACCCGCAGCAGCTGCACCTCGACATCGAGGTCGACGACCTCGCCGCCGCCGAGGCCGGGGCGGTCGCCCTCGGCGCCGAGGCCAAGGACCGGCACGAGCGCTGGACGGTCTGCACCGACCCGGCCGGCCACCCGTTCTGCCTGGTCGCCCGCCACCCGTCCTGA
- the mqnP gene encoding menaquinone biosynthesis prenyltransferase MqnP, with product MTTADVFEAPPSRTRAFLRLVAIEHSVFALPFAYTAALTAMFLADKSVHWGELLLVTVCMVGLRTFAMAANRIIDREIDARNPRTANRELVTGAVSLRTAYLGSAIALVVFLGSAALLNPLCLLLAPVAVVPMVVYPYGKRFTDFPQAILGLAQAMGPIGAWLAVTGSWSWEAAVLGLAVGIWIGGFDLIYACQDVAADRGTGVRSVPARFGVPAAITGARVCHALTTALLAWYAVLTDAGAFFWCGLAVVAGAFVYEHTIVKPHDLSRLNRAFFSTNGFVGISLFVFALIDLVSRGLTV from the coding sequence GTGACCACCGCCGACGTCTTCGAGGCCCCGCCGAGCCGGACCAGGGCCTTCCTGCGCCTGGTCGCCATCGAGCACTCGGTCTTCGCGCTGCCCTTCGCCTACACCGCCGCGCTGACCGCGATGTTCCTCGCCGACAAGTCGGTGCACTGGGGCGAACTGCTGCTGGTCACCGTCTGCATGGTCGGCCTGCGCACCTTCGCGATGGCCGCCAACCGGATCATCGACCGCGAGATCGACGCCCGGAACCCGCGCACCGCCAACCGCGAACTCGTCACCGGCGCGGTCTCGCTGCGCACCGCGTACCTCGGCTCGGCGATCGCCCTGGTGGTCTTCCTCGGCTCGGCGGCGCTGCTCAACCCGCTCTGCCTGCTGCTGGCGCCGGTCGCCGTCGTCCCGATGGTGGTCTACCCGTACGGCAAGCGGTTCACCGACTTCCCGCAGGCGATCCTGGGCCTGGCCCAGGCGATGGGCCCGATCGGCGCCTGGCTGGCCGTCACCGGCAGCTGGTCCTGGGAGGCGGCGGTGCTCGGCCTCGCGGTCGGCATCTGGATCGGCGGCTTCGACCTGATCTACGCCTGCCAGGACGTCGCGGCCGACCGCGGCACGGGCGTCCGCTCCGTCCCGGCCCGGTTCGGCGTCCCCGCCGCGATCACCGGCGCCCGGGTCTGCCACGCCCTCACCACCGCCCTGCTGGCCTGGTACGCGGTGCTGACCGACGCGGGCGCGTTCTTCTGGTGCGGACTCGCGGTGGTGGCCGGCGCGTTCGTCTACGAGCACACCATCGTCAAGCCGCACGACCTGTCCCGGCTGAACCGGGCGTTCTTCTCCACCAACGGCTTCGTGGGCATCTCGCTGTTCGTCTTCGCGCTGATCGACCTGGTCAGCCGCGGCCTGACGGTCTGA
- a CDS encoding menaquinone biosynthesis decarboxylase, giving the protein MAYDDLRSFLRALEREGDLKRIKVEVDPHLEVGEIVDRVQKAKGPALLFENVKGSAMPLAMNVFGTERRLSKALGLKSPDDIAEKIGGLLKPELPQGFTGFREAFGKLASMAHVPPRNVKSADAPVHEVVLTGEDVDLEALPALFTWPLDGGSFFNLGLTHTKDPDSGVRNLGLYRLQRHDRRTIGMHWQIHKDSRNHAAVAARRGEKLPVAIAFGCPPAVTYAATAPLPGDIDEYLFAGFVAGERVRMVDCKTVPLQVPADAEVVLEGWLEPGELLPEGPFGDHTGFYTPQEPFPALTVDCVTMRRRPVLQSIVVGRPPTEDGPLGKFTERFFLPLLKVIIPDIVDYDLPEAGGFHNCVIVSIDKKYPKHAQKVMHAIWGAHMMSLTKLIVVVDADCDVHDYQEVAWRALGNVDYSRDLSVVEGPVDHLDHASYQQFWGGKAGIDATRKLPEEGYTRDGGWPEMVASDPETAARVTRRWKEYGL; this is encoded by the coding sequence ATGGCATACGACGATCTCCGTTCCTTCCTCCGGGCGCTGGAGCGGGAAGGCGACCTGAAACGGATCAAGGTCGAGGTCGACCCGCACCTGGAGGTCGGCGAGATCGTCGACCGGGTGCAGAAGGCCAAGGGCCCCGCGCTGCTCTTCGAGAACGTCAAGGGCTCGGCGATGCCGCTGGCCATGAACGTCTTCGGCACCGAGCGGCGGCTGTCCAAGGCGCTCGGCCTGAAGTCGCCCGACGACATCGCCGAGAAGATCGGCGGCCTGCTCAAGCCCGAGCTGCCGCAGGGCTTCACCGGCTTCCGGGAGGCGTTCGGCAAGCTCGCCTCGATGGCGCACGTCCCGCCGCGGAACGTGAAGTCCGCCGACGCGCCCGTCCACGAGGTGGTGCTCACCGGCGAGGACGTCGATCTGGAGGCGCTGCCCGCGCTGTTCACCTGGCCGCTGGACGGCGGCTCCTTCTTCAACCTCGGCCTCACCCACACCAAGGACCCGGACTCCGGCGTCCGCAACCTCGGCCTGTACCGGCTCCAGCGGCACGACCGGCGCACCATCGGCATGCACTGGCAGATCCACAAGGACAGCCGCAACCACGCCGCGGTGGCCGCCCGGCGCGGCGAGAAGCTGCCGGTGGCGATCGCCTTCGGCTGCCCGCCCGCCGTCACCTACGCCGCCACCGCGCCGCTGCCCGGCGACATCGACGAGTACCTGTTCGCCGGGTTCGTCGCGGGGGAGCGGGTCCGGATGGTCGACTGCAAGACCGTCCCGCTCCAGGTCCCGGCCGACGCCGAGGTGGTGCTGGAGGGCTGGCTGGAGCCCGGCGAGCTGCTCCCCGAGGGCCCGTTCGGCGACCACACCGGCTTCTACACCCCGCAGGAGCCGTTCCCGGCGCTGACCGTCGACTGTGTGACGATGCGCCGCCGCCCGGTCCTCCAGTCCATCGTGGTCGGCCGGCCGCCCACCGAGGACGGGCCGCTCGGCAAGTTCACCGAGCGCTTCTTCCTGCCGCTGCTCAAGGTGATCATCCCGGACATCGTCGACTACGACCTGCCCGAGGCCGGCGGTTTCCACAACTGCGTGATCGTCTCGATCGACAAGAAGTACCCGAAGCACGCGCAGAAGGTCATGCACGCCATCTGGGGCGCCCACATGATGTCGCTCACCAAGCTGATCGTCGTGGTGGACGCCGACTGCGACGTCCACGACTACCAGGAGGTCGCCTGGCGGGCCCTGGGCAACGTCGACTACAGCCGGGACCTCTCGGTCGTCGAGGGCCCGGTCGACCACCTCGACCACGCCTCCTACCAGCAGTTCTGGGGCGGCAAGGCGGGCATCGACGCCACCCGCAAGCTCCCCGAGGAGGGCTACACCCGCGACGGCGGCTGGCCCGAGATGGTCGCCTCCGACCCGGAGACCGCCGCCCGGGTCACCCGCCGCTGGAAGGAGTACGGGCTGTGA
- a CDS encoding PLD nuclease N-terminal domain-containing protein has product MLRVVPVVALLALWVWAFIDCLTTPEDEVRHLPKVVWVIVVLLFPLVGSIAWLVAGRDRARRRASWPSGPAAGSPSYGGAGRPLAPDDDPEFLASLKRGNERHEDMLKQWEADLRRREEELRRGEDRPEDGDRPRP; this is encoded by the coding sequence GTGCTGAGAGTCGTGCCCGTGGTCGCGCTGCTGGCCCTGTGGGTCTGGGCGTTCATCGACTGCCTGACCACCCCCGAGGACGAGGTCCGCCACCTGCCGAAGGTGGTGTGGGTGATCGTCGTGCTGCTCTTCCCGCTGGTCGGCTCGATCGCCTGGCTGGTGGCCGGCCGCGACCGCGCCCGCCGCCGGGCGTCCTGGCCGTCCGGCCCGGCCGCCGGGTCCCCCTCGTACGGGGGCGCCGGGCGTCCGCTCGCCCCGGACGACGACCCGGAGTTCCTGGCCTCGCTGAAGCGCGGCAACGAGCGGCACGAGGACATGCTCAAGCAGTGGGAGGCGGACCTGCGCCGCCGCGAGGAGGAGCTGCGCCGGGGCGAGGACCGCCCCGAGGACGGCGACCGCCCCCGGCCCTGA
- a CDS encoding acyl-CoA carboxylase subunit beta, with protein sequence MTVLHDAPVGGEATADARSRVAELHELREQVRRGPSEKATEAQHAKGKLTARERIELLLDEGSFREVEPLRRHRAQGFGLEARKPHTDGVIVGWGTVHGRTVFTYAHDFRIFGGALGEAHAQKIHKIMDMAIAAGAPLVSLNDGAGARIQEGVTALAGYGGIFQRNTRASGVIPQISVMLGPCAGGAAYSPALTDFVFMVRETSQMFITGPDVVQAVTGEKITQNGLGGADVHSSVSGVSHFVYDDEQSCIEEVRYLLSLLPQNNREMPPSVANDDPVERRNDSLLDLVPADGNRPYDMRKVIEEIVDHGEYLEVHERWATNVICALARVDGHVVGIIANQPQSLAGVLDINASEKSARFVQMCDAFNIPLVTMLDVPGFLPGVDQEHDGIIRHGAKLLYAYCNATVPRIQLILRKAYGGAYIVMDSRSIGADLSFAWPTNEIAVMGAEGAANVIFRRDINGAEDPEAMRAQKIKEYKSELMHPYYAAERGLVDDVIDPAETRAVLASSLAMLRTKHADLPSRKHGNPPM encoded by the coding sequence ATGACGGTCCTGCACGATGCGCCGGTCGGCGGCGAGGCCACGGCCGACGCCCGTAGTCGGGTCGCCGAACTGCACGAGCTGCGCGAGCAGGTCCGCCGCGGCCCGAGCGAGAAGGCCACCGAGGCCCAGCACGCCAAGGGCAAGCTGACCGCCCGCGAGCGGATCGAGCTGCTGCTGGACGAGGGCTCCTTCCGCGAGGTGGAGCCGCTGCGCCGGCACCGCGCCCAGGGCTTCGGCCTGGAGGCCCGCAAGCCGCACACCGACGGCGTGATCGTCGGCTGGGGCACCGTCCACGGCCGCACCGTCTTCACCTACGCCCACGACTTCCGGATCTTCGGCGGCGCGCTCGGCGAGGCCCACGCGCAGAAGATCCACAAGATCATGGACATGGCCATCGCGGCCGGCGCCCCGCTGGTCTCGCTCAACGACGGCGCCGGCGCCCGCATCCAGGAGGGCGTCACCGCGCTGGCCGGCTACGGCGGCATCTTCCAGCGCAACACCCGCGCCTCCGGCGTGATCCCGCAGATCTCGGTGATGCTCGGCCCGTGCGCCGGCGGCGCGGCCTACAGCCCGGCGCTGACCGACTTCGTGTTCATGGTCCGCGAGACCTCGCAGATGTTCATCACCGGCCCGGACGTGGTCCAGGCCGTCACCGGCGAGAAGATCACCCAGAACGGCCTCGGCGGCGCCGACGTCCACTCCTCGGTCTCCGGCGTCTCGCACTTCGTCTACGACGACGAGCAGTCCTGCATCGAGGAGGTCCGCTACCTCCTGTCGCTGCTGCCGCAGAACAACCGCGAGATGCCGCCGTCGGTCGCCAACGACGACCCGGTCGAGCGCCGCAACGACTCGCTGCTCGACCTCGTCCCCGCCGACGGCAACCGCCCGTACGACATGCGCAAGGTCATCGAGGAGATCGTCGACCACGGCGAGTACCTGGAGGTCCACGAGCGCTGGGCCACCAACGTGATCTGCGCGCTGGCCCGCGTCGACGGCCACGTGGTCGGCATCATCGCCAACCAGCCGCAGTCGCTGGCCGGCGTCCTGGACATCAACGCCTCCGAGAAGTCCGCGCGCTTCGTCCAGATGTGCGACGCGTTCAACATCCCGCTGGTCACCATGCTCGACGTGCCCGGCTTCCTGCCCGGCGTCGACCAGGAGCACGACGGCATCATCCGGCACGGCGCCAAGCTGCTGTACGCCTACTGCAACGCCACCGTCCCGCGCATCCAGCTGATCCTGCGCAAGGCCTACGGCGGCGCGTACATCGTGATGGACTCCCGCTCCATCGGCGCCGACCTCTCCTTCGCCTGGCCCACCAACGAGATCGCCGTGATGGGCGCCGAGGGCGCCGCCAACGTCATCTTCCGCCGCGACATCAACGGGGCCGAGGACCCGGAGGCGATGCGCGCGCAGAAGATCAAGGAATACAAGAGCGAACTGATGCACCCGTACTACGCGGCCGAGCGCGGCCTCGTCGACGACGTCATCGACCCGGCCGAGACCCGCGCCGTGCTCGCCTCCTCGCTCGCCATGCTCCGCACCAAGCACGCCGACCTGCCCAGCCGCAAGCACGGCAACCCGCCGATGTAA
- a CDS encoding acyl-CoA carboxylase epsilon subunit: MSEPLVRIVRGSLNAEELAALTAVLAARAAVAAATAAAPAVEPIATWSRVERRPAYFSPVSWQQAA; the protein is encoded by the coding sequence ATGAGCGAACCTCTCGTCCGCATCGTCCGCGGCTCGCTGAACGCCGAGGAACTGGCCGCGCTGACCGCGGTCCTGGCCGCCCGGGCCGCGGTGGCCGCCGCCACCGCCGCCGCCCCGGCCGTCGAGCCGATCGCCACCTGGTCGCGCGTCGAGCGCCGCCCGGCCTACTTCTCCCCGGTCAGCTGGCAGCAGGCCGCCTGA
- the ccsB gene encoding c-type cytochrome biogenesis protein CcsB — translation MLLAQVDTQLANLSNYLIYSAMTVYTLAMFAQIFEWTFGAKGGVAVRSAQQSTLAETVADAADAAKGVRKVTVTVAAQGGGTTTLTRTALADAGATTVTSGRGDDVPADGTGPAGTSEKADLAGRIAVSLTVLGLLLHAGSVITRGLSVMRWPWGNMYEFSCAFALMMVGAYVILLVAGKNVRWLGLPVTVVALLILGIAVSVLYTDSEQLVPALHSYWLGIHVSTATICGGAFFAAFVATATYLLKDRYEHRVAAGLTVRAASLMERLPASGTLDKLSYRINAVIFPLWTFTIIAGAIWAEAAWGKYWEWDPKETWSFITWVAYAAYLHARATAGWRGRKAAYLALLAFACWLFNFYGVNIFITGKHSYAGV, via the coding sequence GTGCTGCTCGCGCAGGTCGACACCCAGTTGGCCAACCTCTCCAACTACCTCATCTACTCGGCGATGACGGTCTACACCCTGGCCATGTTCGCCCAGATCTTCGAGTGGACGTTCGGCGCCAAGGGCGGCGTCGCCGTCCGCTCCGCGCAGCAGAGCACCCTCGCCGAGACGGTCGCCGACGCCGCGGACGCGGCCAAGGGCGTGCGCAAGGTCACCGTCACGGTCGCCGCCCAGGGCGGGGGCACCACCACCCTCACCCGCACCGCCCTCGCCGACGCCGGCGCCACCACGGTCACCAGCGGCCGCGGCGACGACGTCCCCGCCGACGGCACCGGCCCGGCCGGCACCAGCGAGAAGGCCGACCTGGCCGGTCGGATCGCGGTCTCGCTGACCGTCCTCGGCCTGCTCCTGCACGCCGGCAGCGTGATCACCCGCGGCCTGTCCGTGATGCGCTGGCCGTGGGGCAACATGTACGAGTTCTCGTGCGCCTTCGCCCTGATGATGGTCGGCGCGTACGTCATCCTGCTCGTCGCCGGGAAGAACGTCCGCTGGCTCGGCCTGCCGGTGACCGTCGTCGCGCTGCTGATCCTGGGCATCGCGGTCAGCGTGCTCTACACCGACTCCGAGCAGCTCGTCCCCGCCCTGCACTCCTACTGGCTCGGCATCCACGTCTCCACCGCGACGATCTGCGGCGGCGCGTTCTTCGCCGCGTTCGTCGCCACCGCCACCTACCTGCTCAAGGACCGCTACGAGCACCGGGTCGCGGCCGGCCTCACCGTCCGCGCCGCCAGCCTGATGGAGCGGCTGCCCGCCTCCGGCACCCTGGACAAGCTCTCCTACCGGATCAACGCGGTGATCTTCCCGCTCTGGACGTTCACCATCATCGCGGGCGCGATCTGGGCCGAGGCCGCCTGGGGCAAGTACTGGGAGTGGGACCCGAAGGAGACCTGGTCGTTCATCACCTGGGTCGCCTACGCCGCCTACCTGCACGCCCGGGCCACCGCCGGCTGGCGCGGGCGCAAGGCCGCCTACCTGGCCCTGCTCGCCTTCGCCTGCTGGCTGTTCAACTTCTACGGCGTCAACATCTTCATCACCGGCAAGCACTCCTACGCCGGCGTCTGA